DNA from Roseomonas gilardii subsp. gilardii:
TGATCGAGAGCCCCGGCGGTAGCACCATCAGCAAGAACACCGATCTGCTGGTGCGCCGCAACCGCTTTGCCGCGCTCGGTCGCCCCGCGGCGGCGATGGCGCTCTACACCTTTCAGTCCTGGGCGCCGGCGGGGGTGCCGGCAACCGCACCGGGCTGCGCGGTGGCGGCCCGATGGTGACGCTGGTGGCGCCCGGCAAGGCGGAGACGCTGTGGCACCTGCTCTGGGCCAATGTCCTGGTGGGGGAAGCACCGGCACCGGAGGACCTGCCGCGCGTCTTTCCCTGGCTGGCACCAACCATCACCTCCGAGGGCGCGACGGTGGTGGTGCCCGAGGGAAACGCCCATCCGCTGCAATGCTGGTGGGGGATGCCGCGCCGCATCCGCCTGGACTTTGCTGCCAGTGCTACGCCGATGCCCTGCGGTCTGACCGGCGCGCCCGACGCAGTGCGCGTCACCGGCTGGCGGCAGCGGCCGCGAGGGCCGAACTACGCCGCCTGGGGCGGCCGCCACCCCCTGACACCACACTACCAGCTCAAGCCCGGCAGTGAGGTACTGCCCCTGCACCCGCAACCCGGCGGCATTGGCTATCGTCACTGGCTCGGCCTGGTGACGGAGGGTGATGGCGGGCTGCGTACCCCGGCTGCGGTCGTCACCGCCTGGCGACGCACGGGTCGGCGTGCCACTGACCTCAGCCCGCACACCCGACTGCTCGCCGCCGGCTACGACATGGACAACATGAAGGCCCGCGGCTTCGTGGAGAGCGAGATGCCGTTGCCCGGCGCCTCTGATCCAGAGGCGCAGGACGAGCTCGCACGGGCCCTGGTGCGCTCGGCCGACCTCGTGGCCGGAGCGTTGCGGAACGCGGTGCGTCAGGCGTTGTTCTCGGCCGGCGCCACGGTGAAGCTCGATGCCGAACTCCTGGCCAGCCAGCGGGAACGGCTCTGGGAGCGTACCGAGCCCGCCTTCTTTGCCGCGCTGCTGCACCAGGGCGAGGAGCCGGAGGCAGACGCGAAGACCCGGTGGCTGCGCCTGCTGCGCGAGGTGGCGCTGAGCCTGTTCGACGAGGCCGCACCGCTTCGTCCCGAGACCAGCATGGCATCGGCCGCTCCACGCATCGCCGCCGCGCGCCGTCGCCTGCTCTTCGCCCTGACAGGCTTCGGCAAGGACGGCGCCGCGCTGTTCGGGATCCTTGGCCTGCCCCTGCCGGTTCCGGCGGCCCAGAAGAAGAGGAATGCCCCGTGACCCGCGATGAGAAGGTTTCCGCCGCCACCGCCTGGTGGCGTGACCTGCAACCCGACCCGCCGCGCCGCGCGGGTGACCGTGGTGCCCTGGCTCGCCTGCGCCGCTGCGGCAGCGTCGCGGACGCGATGAACGAGACCGCCACCATCGACCTCGCCCGTCGCTGCGACGTCCGCCACCCTGATGCCCTGGTGGAGGTGGCCTTGACCGCCGCCGTGCTGGCGCATCTGCGGGAGGACCGACCAGGAATGACCGTGGCGCGGCAGATCGGCCCGCAGGGCGGGCCGGAGGCGCTGGAGACCGCCCTGATGAAGCCGCTGCGCTTTCAGCGGCTGATGACGGCCGTTACGCCGGACGAGCGGCTGGCCGCGATGCGGCGCCTTGTCGCGCTGGCCGGCGGCGCGCTCAACCTGCGTGACCTGTCCGCGGCACTGCTCGACTGGACAGAGGATCGCCGCCGCCGCTGGACCTATGACTACTGGGGCGTCGGCCAGCCCGCCGCCCGTACCCCGATGACCGCGCCCAACAAGGACGATGCCGCATGAGCCGCTTCCTGCAGCTCCACCTCCTCACCTTCTTTCCGCCCGCCAACCTCAACCGCGACGACACCGGACGGCCCAAGACCGCCGTGGTGGGTGGCGCCACGCGATTGCGCCTGTCCTCCCAGGCGCTCAAGCGCGCCTGGCGCACCTCCGAGGTCTTCGCGGAGGCGCTGGCGGACCATATGGGCCACCGCACCCAGCGCCTGGGTGAGGATGTGCTGGACCACCTCAAGGCGGGCGGCATGGCGGAGGACAAGGCGGTGGCCGTCGCCCGTGCCGTCGCCGGCGTGTTCGGCAAAGTGAAGGACGCGAAGGACAAGAACCCCGCGCGCATCGAGCAGCTCGCTTTCGTGGCGCCCGAGGAGCGCGCGGCCGCTCTGGCGCTGGCCGACCGTGCCCTTGCCGGGGAGAAGGTGGACGAGGCTGCTGCGAAGGCGGCCGGCCTGCTGCGCCGCACGGATACGGCGGCCGACATCGCGCTCTTCGGCCGCATGCTGGCGGACAGTCCGGACTATAACCGCGAGGCCGCGGCGCAGGTGGCGCACGCCATCACCACCCATCGCGTCACGGTCGAGGACGACTACTACACCGCCGTGGACGACCTGAAGCGCCCGAGCGAGGATGCGGGCGCCGGCTTCCTCGGCGAGGCCGCCTTCGGCTCCGGCGTGTTCTACCTCTATCTCTGTGTCGACACCGCGCTGTTGGCGCGCAATCTCGGCGGCGATGCGGCGCTGGCCGCCACTGCCCTCGGCGCGCTGGCCGAGGCGGCGGCGACCGTCGCGCCCCGCGGCAAGCAGAACGCCTTCGCCGCGCATGGCCGCGCCGGCTACGTGCTGGCCGAGCGCGGCGCTCGCCAGCCGCGGACGCTCGCCGGCGCCTTCGCCAGCCCCGTGGAGCCGGAGGATAGGCACGGCCCTGACAGCATAGGCGGCATCATGGGCGCCTCGATCGCCCGGCTGCGCGCCTTCCGCGCCGCCCTCGACAAGGCCTACGGCAGCGCCGCCGAGGCTTCGGCCGAGATGGTGGTGGGCGGCGAGGGCACGCTGGCCGACATCATCGCATTCGCGCGCGGCTGAGCCGGTGTCCGCTTATCTCACCTTCGCCCTCGTCGCGCCCCTCGCCTCCTTCGGCGGCATCGCGGTGGGGGAACGGCGCGGAGGC
Protein-coding regions in this window:
- the casB gene encoding type I-E CRISPR-associated protein Cse2/CasB: MTRDEKVSAATAWWRDLQPDPPRRAGDRGALARLRRCGSVADAMNETATIDLARRCDVRHPDALVEVALTAAVLAHLREDRPGMTVARQIGPQGGPEALETALMKPLRFQRLMTAVTPDERLAAMRRLVALAGGALNLRDLSAALLDWTEDRRRRWTYDYWGVGQPAARTPMTAPNKDDAA
- the cas7e gene encoding type I-E CRISPR-associated protein Cas7/Cse4/CasC; the encoded protein is MSRFLQLHLLTFFPPANLNRDDTGRPKTAVVGGATRLRLSSQALKRAWRTSEVFAEALADHMGHRTQRLGEDVLDHLKAGGMAEDKAVAVARAVAGVFGKVKDAKDKNPARIEQLAFVAPEERAAALALADRALAGEKVDEAAAKAAGLLRRTDTAADIALFGRMLADSPDYNREAAAQVAHAITTHRVTVEDDYYTAVDDLKRPSEDAGAGFLGEAAFGSGVFYLYLCVDTALLARNLGGDAALAATALGALAEAAATVAPRGKQNAFAAHGRAGYVLAERGARQPRTLAGAFASPVEPEDRHGPDSIGGIMGASIARLRAFRAALDKAYGSAAEASAEMVVGGEGTLADIIAFARG